One Parachlamydia sp. AcF125 DNA segment encodes these proteins:
- a CDS encoding pilus assembly protein PilM: MLDSPNALHVLGLEIESNKLKGALLTEVRGKPSLIRIFFSETLSNESSSSFSQETAHALTALTTNALVGVALKTDEVLIRPLEVKLKKGSEIASVIDFQAEPLLPFPVENAIIEWTKLETTADSSKLTIVAARKDYIEKEISSWNTFYIEPELLSCIPAALAAFASVFSERAGPLLILHVGSLLTSCVLAEEGKVIAAQSIPRGAEQLAHAFHQDILQNDNFKERSLASLEAQEIENLPYLKESLEHLKIDVTRLVLGISKQIKGFDPKEILVTGEMGSYPILVKEACRNLELALLQPAEHQNFNLKGEELQSYAIPIGIALTGLPSWKEQINFRQKQYSFPHPWKRLKNSLIAYFAACVFLAFALYGFGTAYLSKQTDLIRKDYADLLASLHRSYPEFEEQFRKKNGLEPILAKEDLDPRQLSTEDLSARIQFLNQIVSSSPDSYPLFPNTPSVSDVLAWLAKHPSFSPPDDAEGQKPAGLKIESFVYKMVKRPDKSKKNEAYQIRVDLDFSAPTPTQAREFHDFLISPNEIVDPKGEIKWGTNRGRYHTSFFLKDRTLYPSSIK, translated from the coding sequence ATGCTAGATTCACCCAATGCGTTGCATGTTTTGGGGTTGGAGATCGAATCTAATAAACTAAAGGGCGCCTTACTGACAGAAGTTAGAGGTAAGCCGTCCTTGATTCGGATCTTTTTTTCCGAAACATTGTCTAATGAAAGCTCCTCTTCTTTTTCGCAAGAGACAGCACATGCCCTTACCGCCCTCACGACAAATGCCCTCGTGGGGGTTGCTTTAAAAACAGATGAAGTCTTGATTCGTCCGTTAGAAGTCAAACTTAAAAAAGGTTCTGAAATTGCTTCTGTGATCGATTTTCAAGCTGAGCCTCTTCTTCCTTTTCCTGTGGAGAATGCCATCATCGAGTGGACAAAACTTGAGACAACTGCAGACAGTTCGAAATTAACCATTGTAGCCGCACGAAAAGATTACATCGAAAAAGAAATAAGTAGCTGGAATACTTTTTATATTGAGCCGGAATTGCTTTCTTGTATACCAGCGGCACTTGCGGCCTTTGCTTCTGTGTTTTCTGAACGCGCCGGGCCTTTATTAATTTTACATGTGGGAAGTCTGCTCACTTCCTGTGTTTTAGCAGAAGAAGGTAAAGTCATTGCCGCCCAATCCATTCCTCGTGGCGCAGAGCAGCTTGCCCATGCTTTTCATCAAGATATTTTGCAAAATGACAACTTTAAAGAAAGATCTTTAGCTTCTTTAGAGGCTCAAGAAATCGAAAACCTTCCCTACCTTAAAGAAAGCCTGGAACATTTAAAGATTGATGTGACTCGCCTTGTGTTAGGTATTTCGAAGCAAATAAAAGGGTTTGACCCCAAAGAGATATTAGTAACAGGAGAAATGGGATCATACCCTATCCTGGTAAAAGAAGCCTGCCGTAACCTTGAACTTGCTCTCCTTCAACCAGCCGAGCATCAGAATTTTAATTTGAAGGGGGAAGAATTGCAATCTTACGCAATTCCTATAGGTATAGCCTTAACGGGCCTTCCCAGTTGGAAAGAACAAATTAACTTTAGGCAAAAGCAATATAGTTTCCCCCATCCCTGGAAACGTTTAAAAAACTCCCTTATTGCCTATTTTGCTGCTTGCGTTTTTCTCGCCTTTGCTCTTTATGGCTTTGGAACGGCTTATCTCAGTAAACAAACCGATCTAATCCGCAAAGATTACGCTGATTTACTCGCTTCATTACACCGTTCCTATCCTGAATTCGAAGAGCAATTTCGTAAAAAAAATGGTCTAGAACCGATTTTGGCTAAAGAGGACTTAGATCCTAGGCAACTTTCCACAGAGGATCTTTCTGCTCGCATTCAATTCCTTAATCAAATTGTAAGTAGCTCACCCGATTCTTATCCTTTATTTCCAAATACCCCCTCGGTAAGCGATGTTTTAGCTTGGCTAGCTAAACATCCTTCTTTTAGTCCTCCTGACGATGCAGAGGGGCAAAAACCAGCAGGCTTAAAAATTGAAAGCTTTGTTTACAAAATGGTCAAACGACCTGATAAAAGCAAAAAAAATGAAGCCTACCAGATAAGAGTAGATCTAGACTTTTCGGCTCCCACTCCTACACAAGCCAGGGAATTTCATGACTTTCTCATTTCTCCAAACGAAATAGTTGATCCCAAAGGAGAGATTAAATGGGGCACAAATAGGGGCCGTTATCACACCTCTTTCTTCTTGAAAGATCGAACTTTATATCCATCATCCATTAAGTAA
- a CDS encoding alanine:cation symporter family protein has product MPALELSYFSAQTSNPVADGAATLAAPFLVMLVCTTTALALLATVAWNQPDLQSANMVTYAFQKGRGNDIGAYLVMLTLALFGYTTL; this is encoded by the coding sequence ATGCCGGCATTGGAATTATCCTATTTTAGCGCCCAAACATCCAATCCTGTGGCGGATGGAGCCGCCACCTTAGCAGCCCCTTTCTTAGTTATGCTAGTTTGCACTACCACAGCTCTTGCTCTCTTGGCTACAGTAGCGTGGAATCAACCTGACTTACAAAGCGCGAACATGGTCACCTACGCTTTTCAAAAGGGCAGGGGAAATGACATAGGTGCCTATCTCGTTATGCTCACTTTAGCCCTCTTCGGCTATACCACGCTTTGA
- a CDS encoding alanine:cation symporter family protein, translated as MSHYENILVAFQLIFQSAFAIKPAVGGIVGYSIFKTVTEGLERGLFATDAGIGIILF; from the coding sequence GTGAGCCACTATGAAAATATACTCGTAGCTTTTCAACTGATTTTCCAATCTGCTTTTGCCATTAAGCCAGCTGTAGGAGGGATTGTAGGATACAGCATTTTCAAAACTGTAACTGAGGGCTTGGAGAGAGGCCTATTTGCCACAGATGCCGGCATTGGAATTATCCTATTTTAG
- a CDS encoding alanine:cation symporter family protein, which translates to MKSLLIFPNESLIGFILFPSILLLGLYLPYHLKCVQISKLLTSFKQLLKKEGNEQGNVSHFEALSAVLAGNFGTGNIAGMNETVALSTGGPGALVRIWLMAFWRQLFNMQATY; encoded by the coding sequence ATGAAAAGCTTGCTGATATTCCCAAACGAAAGCTTAATCGGGTTTATCCTTTTCCCTTCTATCCTTCTTTTAGGTCTTTACCTCCCTTATCACTTAAAATGTGTCCAAATCTCCAAACTTTTGACCAGCTTTAAACAACTGCTTAAAAAAGAAGGAAACGAGCAGGGAAACGTCAGTCATTTTGAAGCTCTTTCTGCTGTATTAGCTGGAAATTTTGGAACTGGAAATATTGCGGGAATGAATGAGACGGTGGCTTTATCAACAGGTGGGCCAGGGGCATTAGTGCGGATATGGCTCATGGCATTTTGGAGGCAGCTATTCAATATGCAAGCTACTTATTAG
- a CDS encoding histone deacetylase, translating into MPPPTLPTLIIEDPLYLQHLTGPFHVETPERARVVNQALMQSGLKTGQNTRTPRKATKEEILLCHTEDYWQLVQDEVKYAQTDGSTELSTGDVNICPSSFEVAIRAAGGVLTAVDAILNKEGQNAFCIVRPPGHHARKAQGKGFCLFNNIAIGARYAQKKYPFIKKVLIVDWDLHHGDGTEDIFKDDPSVFYFSTHEQGNYPGTGDTLFAGEGEGVGTILNCPIRGGEEARFEILKAFYKKLIPAMETFVPNLVLISAGFDAHFLDPLGRFNLTERDFAELTILTKEIARRYAENRVISILEGGYHLLALAQSVKAHVKVLARREEIL; encoded by the coding sequence ATGCCACCTCCAACTTTACCCACTCTCATTATTGAAGATCCCCTCTATCTCCAACATTTAACAGGCCCTTTTCATGTGGAAACTCCCGAGCGTGCTAGGGTGGTTAATCAAGCCTTGATGCAATCGGGGCTAAAAACTGGCCAAAATACTCGCACGCCTCGAAAAGCAACCAAAGAAGAGATTCTCCTTTGCCATACAGAAGATTATTGGCAACTTGTACAAGATGAAGTCAAATATGCTCAGACAGATGGCTCTACAGAGTTAAGCACAGGAGATGTGAATATCTGCCCTAGCTCGTTTGAGGTGGCTATTCGTGCAGCAGGCGGCGTATTAACTGCAGTAGATGCCATTTTGAATAAAGAAGGCCAAAATGCTTTTTGCATCGTACGCCCTCCCGGTCACCATGCGAGAAAAGCGCAAGGAAAAGGCTTTTGCCTGTTTAATAATATTGCCATTGGAGCTCGCTATGCGCAAAAAAAATATCCTTTTATCAAGAAAGTATTGATTGTCGATTGGGATCTCCATCATGGAGACGGCACAGAAGATATTTTTAAAGATGATCCTTCTGTCTTCTACTTTAGTACACATGAGCAAGGAAATTACCCGGGTACAGGCGATACCCTTTTTGCGGGTGAAGGAGAGGGTGTCGGAACAATCTTGAATTGCCCGATTAGAGGGGGAGAGGAAGCTCGGTTTGAAATTTTAAAAGCTTTTTATAAAAAGCTTATTCCTGCCATGGAGACTTTTGTTCCCAACCTTGTGCTCATCTCCGCTGGCTTTGATGCGCATTTCCTCGACCCCTTAGGTCGCTTTAACTTAACTGAGAGAGATTTTGCTGAATTGACTATATTGACCAAAGAAATTGCTCGCCGATATGCAGAAAATAGGGTCATTTCAATACTAGAAGGGGGGTATCACTTACTTGCACTCGCTCAGTCTGTGAAAGCGCATGTGAAAGTATTAGCGCGCAGAGAAGAGATCCTTTGA
- a CDS encoding KamA family radical SAM protein: protein MLKLAPDHWKMIFRQNFTQWKTLADFLELDQPLREQILKHPSFPLNLPRRLAEKIKKNTLDDPILKQFLPTLSEQIPLAGFVLDPVEDRQFAKAPKLLHKYHGRALIVCTSACVMNCRFCFRQNFDYEVQEKGFQKELELIAADESLQEIILSGGDPLSLSDRVIGHLLDELSRLKHVKRVRFHTRFPIGIPERIDENFLKLFESRPYVTWFVLHTNHPHELDDQIFYHLHLLQQKGVILLTQSVLLKGINDCSNVLRELFTLLVNRGIIPYYLHQLDRVQGGGHFEVSEETGKKLIQEIAKYLPGYAVPKYVREIAGEPHKTPLF, encoded by the coding sequence GTGTTAAAGTTAGCCCCAGATCATTGGAAAATGATTTTTCGCCAAAATTTTACTCAATGGAAAACACTAGCGGATTTCCTCGAGTTGGATCAACCCCTGCGCGAGCAAATTTTGAAACACCCCTCTTTTCCTTTAAATCTTCCGCGACGTTTAGCTGAAAAAATTAAAAAAAACACGCTTGATGATCCTATCTTAAAGCAATTCTTACCCACTTTATCCGAGCAAATCCCATTGGCTGGTTTTGTGCTTGATCCTGTGGAAGACAGGCAATTTGCTAAAGCCCCTAAGCTCTTGCACAAATATCATGGCAGGGCTTTGATTGTTTGTACAAGTGCTTGTGTGATGAATTGCCGTTTTTGTTTCAGGCAAAATTTCGATTATGAAGTTCAAGAAAAAGGCTTTCAAAAAGAGCTTGAGCTGATTGCTGCTGACGAATCCTTGCAAGAAATCATTTTAAGTGGGGGGGACCCTCTTTCTTTATCTGATAGGGTGATTGGCCATTTGCTCGACGAATTAAGTCGCCTTAAGCATGTGAAGCGAGTGCGCTTTCATACACGTTTTCCCATCGGGATCCCGGAGCGCATAGATGAAAATTTTCTTAAGCTATTTGAGAGCCGCCCTTATGTTACCTGGTTTGTTTTGCATACCAATCATCCGCATGAACTCGACGATCAGATTTTCTACCATTTGCATTTGCTTCAACAAAAAGGGGTAATTTTATTAACCCAATCGGTTTTGCTAAAAGGAATCAATGATTGTTCAAATGTTTTAAGAGAGCTTTTTACCCTTTTAGTTAATCGAGGAATTATTCCTTATTACCTCCATCAATTGGATCGGGTCCAAGGGGGGGGACATTTCGAGGTGTCGGAAGAAACTGGCAAAAAGCTCATTCAAGAGATCGCTAAATACCTTCCTGGGTATGCTGTCCCTAAGTATGTAAGAGAAATTGCAGGGGAGCCGCATAAGACTCCTCTATTTTAG
- a CDS encoding CDP-glycerol glycerophosphotransferase family protein: MTEPKKGVGVNPSANIHYTDHLAVVCILMGIPLLFIDELDYALGSRYYPGLNAQKVDYDSFDPEFLIAHYDVLFMSDLWDRKTFREKYFNLEMKYQKRLRNVHCPHGFSDKGFYLKKSANEDITLIYGQNMLDQLKHYQTFENLHAYVITGNYRYTYYKKNKAFYDQLIKKEILPQFNPANPTILYAPTWLDLEESTSFFDSSRYVLDGLPPDYNLIVKLHPRLELDDTVAYYRILGKHQGKSNIIFLKDFPLVYPLLDYADIYIGDMSSVGYDFLAFNKPMFFLNKQRRDTKTDRGLYLFRCGTEIAPEQFPALYQTIEKSLPTDQEKFGAIRQEVYAYTFGPEKPLSKIKEEIIAAYTS; this comes from the coding sequence ATGACAGAGCCAAAAAAAGGGGTGGGTGTTAACCCCTCTGCCAATATACACTATACCGACCATCTTGCTGTAGTCTGCATCCTTATGGGCATCCCCCTTTTATTTATCGACGAATTAGACTACGCCTTAGGATCAAGATATTATCCCGGGCTCAATGCTCAAAAAGTGGATTACGACTCGTTTGATCCGGAGTTTTTAATCGCCCATTACGACGTCTTATTTATGTCCGATTTATGGGACAGAAAAACCTTTCGAGAAAAATATTTCAATCTAGAAATGAAATATCAAAAAAGGCTCAGAAATGTTCATTGCCCTCATGGGTTTTCCGATAAAGGATTTTATCTGAAAAAAAGTGCGAATGAAGATATCACCCTAATTTATGGGCAGAATATGCTGGACCAGCTAAAGCACTACCAAACCTTTGAAAACCTCCACGCTTACGTTATTACAGGGAATTATCGGTATACTTATTATAAAAAAAATAAGGCTTTTTACGATCAACTGATCAAAAAAGAGATTTTGCCTCAATTTAATCCAGCAAACCCCACAATTTTGTATGCCCCCACCTGGTTAGATTTAGAAGAATCCACTAGCTTCTTTGATTCATCTAGATATGTTTTAGATGGGCTCCCCCCCGACTATAACTTAATCGTCAAGCTCCATCCCCGCTTGGAACTGGATGATACTGTGGCCTACTACCGGATCTTGGGCAAACACCAAGGCAAAAGCAATATCATTTTTTTAAAAGATTTTCCTCTCGTTTATCCTTTATTGGATTATGCGGATATTTATATTGGAGACATGTCATCAGTTGGCTATGACTTTTTAGCGTTTAATAAACCCATGTTCTTCTTAAATAAGCAACGTAGAGATACCAAAACAGATCGGGGCCTTTATCTATTTCGGTGTGGGACAGAAATTGCGCCTGAACAATTTCCCGCTCTTTACCAAACCATTGAAAAAAGCCTTCCAACTGATCAAGAAAAATTTGGCGCGATACGCCAAGAAGTATACGCGTATACTTTTGGACCAGAAAAGCCTCTTTCCAAAATTAAAGAAGAAATTATCGCGGCTTATACTAGCTAA
- a CDS encoding protein arginine kinase codes for MKKNSDFLIRQTKPWANNRNTIWLATTATLNRNIEKFKFPSKLSSDQKKQIISLVSHELLQSNHLADSALIRSEELGPLEKEFLVEHFLSEEGYQQAHGGEAFILGSSGEFLLALNVKDHMQITWIDCHGEIEQIWSRLVKLETTLRKVVTYAFSPNFGFLTADPSQCGTALTITVLAQPSALIQTGEINQTLARLGNETLTITSLQGNPHEIIGDLLAIRNRYTLGVTEENVIASLRAFITKLVVEESTARMHLHQQKNPEVMDKVSRAFGVLVHSYKLEAIEALNAISLLKLGTDLGWLTGITVDKLNELFFACRRAHLLFQCGDEKIPQEEIPHKRAEFVHKALKNATLTI; via the coding sequence ATGAAGAAAAATAGTGATTTTCTGATTCGGCAAACCAAACCTTGGGCCAATAACCGCAACACGATTTGGTTAGCTACGACTGCAACCTTAAATAGAAATATTGAAAAATTTAAATTCCCTAGCAAGCTTTCCTCAGATCAGAAAAAACAGATCATTTCTCTGGTTAGCCATGAGCTTCTTCAATCTAACCACCTGGCAGATTCCGCTCTGATTCGTTCAGAAGAATTAGGGCCTTTAGAAAAAGAATTCCTGGTAGAGCATTTTTTGTCTGAAGAAGGCTACCAACAAGCGCATGGAGGAGAAGCTTTTATCCTCGGCTCTTCCGGAGAATTTTTACTCGCCCTCAATGTTAAAGATCACATGCAAATTACCTGGATTGATTGCCATGGCGAAATTGAGCAAATTTGGTCCCGCCTTGTTAAATTAGAAACCACCTTGCGAAAAGTGGTTACTTATGCATTTTCGCCAAACTTTGGTTTTCTAACAGCTGACCCGAGCCAATGTGGAACGGCATTGACTATTACAGTTCTAGCTCAACCGTCCGCATTAATTCAAACCGGTGAAATCAATCAAACCCTCGCCCGCTTAGGAAATGAAACATTGACCATTACTAGCCTACAAGGGAATCCCCATGAAATTATTGGAGATCTCCTCGCCATACGCAACCGTTATACCCTGGGAGTCACGGAGGAAAATGTGATCGCCTCTTTGCGTGCTTTCATTACTAAACTTGTCGTAGAGGAAAGTACAGCCCGTATGCACCTGCATCAACAAAAAAATCCAGAAGTGATGGATAAGGTGAGCCGTGCGTTTGGAGTTCTGGTTCACTCCTATAAACTGGAAGCCATTGAAGCTTTGAATGCGATAAGCTTATTAAAATTGGGAACGGATCTGGGCTGGCTCACAGGAATTACCGTCGATAAGCTCAATGAATTGTTTTTCGCCTGCCGGCGCGCTCATTTGCTATTTCAATGTGGAGATGAAAAAATCCCCCAGGAAGAAATTCCCCACAAGCGAGCAGAATTTGTACATAAAGCCTTAAAAAATGCCACTCTAACGATTTAA
- a CDS encoding UvrB/UvrC motif-containing protein codes for MPEKKNPLFPDREPERPLECTECKKTIAIRYTEISGNAINHISMCADCPELKKKLYGVQSYKEGGVNLGDGGTNLACGNCDTTLEEVRIGSRMGCSTCYEVFGEALLADMVASNKIPARLAGNKKSILFHIGRTPQEAPIISSSLRLLALNEALTETLQREDYEQAALLRDQIKELTKDAEKKHEEK; via the coding sequence ATGCCAGAAAAAAAGAATCCACTCTTTCCCGATAGAGAGCCAGAGCGTCCCTTAGAATGCACAGAATGCAAAAAAACGATTGCAATACGCTATACCGAAATCTCAGGAAACGCGATTAACCATATTAGTATGTGCGCAGATTGCCCAGAGCTTAAGAAAAAACTCTATGGGGTGCAAAGCTACAAAGAAGGTGGCGTAAACCTCGGGGATGGAGGCACCAACCTTGCCTGCGGAAATTGCGACACTACCCTGGAAGAGGTTCGCATTGGCTCTCGCATGGGATGTAGCACTTGTTATGAGGTCTTTGGAGAAGCTCTTTTAGCAGATATGGTCGCCTCTAATAAAATTCCAGCACGCTTAGCAGGTAATAAAAAATCGATCCTTTTCCATATTGGGCGTACTCCCCAAGAAGCCCCTATTATTAGTTCTTCTTTGCGCTTACTCGCTCTGAATGAAGCCCTAACTGAAACCTTGCAACGAGAAGATTATGAACAAGCAGCTCTGCTACGCGATCAGATTAAGGAGCTTACTAAGGATGCGGAGAAAAAACATGAAGAAAAATAG
- the frr gene encoding ribosome recycling factor, with product MSTVKQTKQKMEAALEHLKNDLNGIRTGQANPAMLDGIMVEVYGSQMRLRDIATVNSPEARQLLITPYDAGTTNAIGKAIERANLGFMPIVDGNAVRLKIPPMDESLRKEMAKLCRKKQEEAKVTIRNLRRDANDLVRKQKAAGELPEDQMKKQEKEIQDLTDNYCKLADEIAAKKEKEISTI from the coding sequence ATGAGTACAGTCAAACAAACCAAACAAAAGATGGAAGCAGCCCTAGAACATTTAAAAAATGATCTTAATGGAATTAGAACAGGTCAAGCCAACCCAGCTATGCTAGATGGTATTATGGTGGAAGTTTATGGAAGCCAAATGCGTTTGCGCGATATCGCGACTGTTAATAGCCCAGAAGCTCGCCAATTGCTTATTACTCCTTACGATGCAGGGACTACTAATGCCATTGGAAAAGCGATTGAAAGAGCCAATTTAGGTTTCATGCCTATCGTGGATGGAAATGCGGTCCGCCTCAAAATTCCCCCCATGGATGAATCTCTTCGGAAGGAAATGGCAAAGCTTTGCCGTAAAAAACAAGAAGAAGCAAAAGTGACCATTCGCAATTTGCGCCGCGATGCAAACGACTTAGTGCGCAAGCAGAAAGCAGCAGGGGAGCTTCCTGAAGATCAAATGAAAAAGCAAGAGAAAGAAATCCAAGATCTGACAGATAATTATTGCAAATTAGCTGATGAAATAGCAGCGAAAAAAGAAAAAGAGATTTCGACAATTTAA
- the pyrH gene encoding UMP kinase, with protein sequence MHANKHKRILLKLSGEILMGPQKFGIDYAACQSIAHSLKKIHDNQHELAIVIGGGNIFRGINLKKLGMPRPPSDHVGMLATMMNGIVLQQALESIDCPSQVMSAIECPQIASSYRWNNATHLLKAGKILIFVGGTGNPYFTTDTAAALRASEIQADILLKATKVDGIYDKDPTKHPTATKYAKISYSQFLAEKLEVMDATSVALCRNNHIPILVFNMQLLEWGQINIASLIEKGTYVEEY encoded by the coding sequence ATACATGCAAACAAGCATAAACGCATTCTTTTAAAGCTATCCGGAGAAATTCTGATGGGCCCCCAAAAATTTGGGATTGATTACGCAGCCTGCCAATCTATTGCACATTCCTTAAAAAAAATTCATGATAATCAGCATGAACTAGCGATCGTGATCGGAGGGGGAAATATTTTCCGGGGGATAAATCTAAAAAAGCTTGGAATGCCACGCCCTCCCTCCGATCATGTGGGAATGCTGGCCACCATGATGAATGGGATTGTCCTTCAACAAGCTTTAGAATCCATTGATTGCCCATCGCAAGTCATGTCGGCCATTGAATGTCCCCAAATTGCCTCCTCTTACCGGTGGAATAATGCCACCCATTTACTAAAAGCAGGTAAGATTCTTATTTTTGTAGGGGGAACAGGTAACCCTTATTTTACCACAGACACAGCTGCTGCCTTGCGTGCAAGTGAAATCCAAGCAGATATTTTGCTGAAAGCCACAAAAGTCGATGGGATTTACGATAAAGATCCTACTAAACACCCCACAGCCACAAAATATGCCAAGATTAGCTATTCGCAATTCCTTGCAGAAAAACTGGAAGTCATGGATGCTACATCCGTTGCATTGTGCCGCAATAACCATATCCCCATCCTCGTTTTTAACATGCAGCTATTGGAATGGGGTCAAATTAACATTGCCTCTTTAATAGAAAAAGGCACGTATGTCGAAGAATATTAA
- the ung gene encoding uracil-DNA glycosylase, whose amino-acid sequence MQVMQPHFSVLPFEIESSWQKALEEELKKSYLLELAVFLEKERAQGAQIYPPKNLVFNALWNTPFDQVKVVIIGQDPYHGQGQAHGLSFSVPEGITQPPSLKNIFKELSDDLGVSPPSHGCLLHWAKQGVLLLNATLTVRKGEPMSHEGRGWEQFTDAVVKALLMQKRPLVFILWGRWAQKKWEHFKSLQDPNLHLVLTAAHPSPYSANQGFFGCRHFSKTNQWLEKHHLTPIDWKIV is encoded by the coding sequence ATGCAAGTTATGCAACCTCATTTTTCCGTTTTACCCTTTGAAATTGAATCAAGTTGGCAAAAAGCTTTAGAAGAAGAATTAAAAAAGTCTTACCTTTTAGAGCTTGCTGTCTTTTTAGAAAAAGAGCGCGCTCAAGGCGCCCAGATTTACCCTCCTAAAAATTTGGTTTTCAATGCGCTTTGGAATACGCCCTTCGATCAAGTCAAAGTAGTTATTATTGGGCAAGATCCCTACCATGGTCAGGGGCAAGCACATGGATTGAGCTTTAGTGTGCCCGAAGGAATTACACAACCTCCTTCTTTGAAAAACATTTTTAAGGAGTTGTCAGACGATCTTGGAGTTTCTCCTCCCTCACATGGTTGTTTATTACATTGGGCTAAACAAGGAGTACTCCTGTTAAATGCGACCCTCACAGTTAGAAAAGGGGAACCTATGTCTCACGAGGGGAGGGGGTGGGAGCAATTTACCGATGCCGTCGTGAAAGCCTTGCTGATGCAAAAAAGGCCGCTGGTTTTTATCTTATGGGGCAGATGGGCTCAGAAAAAATGGGAACATTTCAAAAGTTTGCAAGATCCCAATCTACATTTAGTGCTAACAGCTGCACATCCTTCCCCCTATTCAGCTAATCAAGGATTTTTTGGATGCCGCCATTTTTCTAAGACAAATCAATGGTTAGAAAAGCACCATTTAACCCCGATTGATTGGAAAATTGTTTAA
- a CDS encoding TraB/GumN family protein, translating to MMDMVPLQELPSSVRYCALDGRDVYLVGTAHVSAQSVQDVGETIGKIQPDTICIELCPSRYQSLNQQDAWKNMDLFEVVRKGKSLYLLGHLIMSGFYQRIGQQLGVKPGAEMLEGARLAKELNAELVLADRSVEVTIKRVWRSLNFWDQMKAMAHLLSGFFLAEEIDQKSIEELKNPENLENTLQEFAKEFPQAKEKIIDERDWYLAEKIRTAPGKKIVAVVGAGHVPGILNNVHREISLKTLEEVPPPSQWPKVFKWAFSLLLVGLVLYGFFAGASEKSLQSIYLWAASHAVLAGAGTALAFGHPLAILASSIAAPFTSLNPMIAAGWIAGLVQAWVKRPTVADLENVPAAITSLKGFWTNPVTRVLLVVILANLGSSLGTFITSAWILSHSI from the coding sequence ATGATGGATATGGTTCCTTTGCAAGAATTGCCCTCTTCAGTTCGTTATTGTGCTCTTGATGGGCGTGACGTTTATTTAGTAGGTACAGCTCATGTCTCTGCCCAAAGTGTACAGGATGTGGGGGAAACTATTGGAAAAATTCAGCCCGATACCATTTGTATTGAATTATGTCCCTCTCGCTACCAATCTCTTAATCAGCAAGATGCCTGGAAAAATATGGACCTTTTTGAAGTGGTAAGAAAAGGCAAGTCGCTTTATTTACTCGGTCATTTGATTATGAGCGGCTTTTATCAAAGAATTGGCCAGCAACTTGGCGTAAAGCCGGGAGCTGAAATGCTTGAAGGGGCGCGTTTGGCCAAAGAACTAAATGCTGAACTTGTTTTGGCTGACCGTTCAGTAGAAGTGACCATTAAAAGGGTGTGGAGAAGCCTAAATTTTTGGGACCAAATGAAAGCCATGGCCCATTTGCTTTCAGGTTTCTTTTTAGCGGAAGAGATCGATCAAAAATCTATCGAAGAGTTAAAAAATCCTGAAAATCTTGAGAATACTTTACAGGAATTTGCCAAAGAGTTTCCACAAGCTAAAGAAAAGATTATCGATGAACGGGATTGGTACTTAGCAGAAAAAATTCGTACAGCTCCAGGAAAAAAAATTGTGGCTGTCGTAGGGGCAGGACATGTGCCAGGTATCTTAAATAACGTCCATCGAGAAATTTCTTTAAAAACACTTGAAGAGGTGCCTCCTCCCTCCCAATGGCCTAAAGTTTTTAAATGGGCTTTTTCTTTGTTGCTTGTTGGCTTGGTTCTTTACGGTTTTTTCGCGGGTGCTTCAGAAAAATCCTTGCAATCGATCTATCTATGGGCGGCAAGCCATGCAGTTTTAGCAGGGGCTGGTACAGCACTTGCTTTTGGTCATCCTTTAGCTATCCTCGCTTCCTCGATAGCTGCCCCTTTTACCAGTTTAAATCCGATGATTGCAGCTGGCTGGATTGCAGGGTTGGTGCAAGCGTGGGTAAAACGCCCTACGGTTGCTGATTTAGAGAATGTTCCTGCGGCTATTACTTCTTTAAAAGGTTTTTGGACAAATCCTGTCACAAGGGTGTTATTAGTCGTGATTTTAGCGAATTTAGGAAGTTCTTTAGGCACTTTTATTACGAGTGCTTGGATCCTCTCTCATTCAATATAA